One uncultured Desulfovibrio sp. genomic window, AGAGTCGGGATAGCGCGGATGCCAAACTTGGTGGGCGTGGCCGGATTTTCGTCCACGTTCATTTTTACGACACGCACCTTGCCATCATACTCAGTGGCCAGTTCGTCAATAATGGGGCCAACAGCGCGGCAAGGACCGCACCAGGGAGCCCAAAAATCGAGCAGAACCGGAAGATCGGACTTGAGCACAACGCTTTCAAAGGTGGCGTCAGTGACCTGTTCAGCCATAACTATCTCCTTACGTTGCTTTGTATCGCTC contains:
- the trxA gene encoding thioredoxin, whose product is MAEQVTDATFESVVLKSDLPVLLDFWAPWCGPCRAVGPIIDELATEYDGKVRVVKMNVDENPATPTKFGIRAIPTLVLFKKGETVEQITGAVTKAALKDLIDTKALA